A DNA window from Thiobacillus denitrificans ATCC 25259 contains the following coding sequences:
- a CDS encoding glycosyltransferase family 4 protein has product MSEEKKLTVLQLLPALESGGVERGTVEIAQALVEHGHRALVMSAGGRLVAPLTQAGALHFTWPIGVKSVRTLALVSRLRKFLSEQKVDVVHARSRVPAWIAWLAWRRMDPSTRPRFVTTVHGLYGVNRYSAIMARGERVIAVSNTVRDYILREYPKTLPWRVDVIHRGVDGALYPHGWKPDAGWHAAFFGQFPNAAGKLLLTLPGRITRLKGHESFIELVARLKRRGLPVHGLIVGGAAASKQRYLQKLRYRVRSMGLEADISFTGQRDDLKNILAMSNLVLSLSTQPESFGRTTLEALRLGVPTAGFDHGGVGEILRTVYPAGLLPMDRIDEACQRIAHLLQEPDAVPEGDFFPLKAMIERTLALYEQLARAPRR; this is encoded by the coding sequence ATGTCTGAAGAAAAAAAACTGACCGTACTGCAACTGCTTCCCGCGCTCGAATCCGGGGGCGTCGAGCGCGGGACCGTCGAAATCGCGCAGGCGCTGGTCGAACACGGCCACCGCGCGCTCGTCATGTCCGCCGGTGGGCGCCTCGTCGCCCCGCTGACGCAGGCGGGTGCTCTGCATTTCACCTGGCCGATCGGCGTCAAGTCGGTGCGAACGCTCGCGCTCGTCTCGCGCCTGAGAAAATTCCTGAGCGAACAAAAGGTCGACGTCGTCCACGCGCGCTCGCGCGTCCCGGCCTGGATCGCTTGGCTCGCCTGGCGCCGCATGGACCCGTCGACGCGGCCGCGCTTCGTCACGACCGTACACGGTCTCTACGGCGTCAACCGCTACAGCGCGATCATGGCGCGCGGCGAGCGCGTGATCGCAGTCTCCAACACGGTGCGCGACTACATCCTGCGCGAATATCCCAAGACCCTGCCGTGGCGCGTCGACGTCATCCACCGCGGCGTCGACGGCGCGCTCTATCCCCATGGCTGGAAACCCGATGCCGGCTGGCACGCTGCATTCTTCGGTCAGTTCCCGAATGCGGCGGGCAAGCTGCTGCTCACCCTGCCCGGTCGCATCACGCGCCTCAAGGGACATGAGTCCTTCATCGAACTCGTCGCCCGGCTGAAGCGCCGCGGACTGCCCGTGCATGGCCTGATCGTCGGCGGCGCGGCAGCGTCCAAGCAGCGTTATTTGCAGAAGTTGCGCTACCGCGTGCGCAGCATGGGGCTCGAAGCCGACATCAGTTTCACGGGCCAGCGCGACGACCTGAAAAACATCCTTGCTATGTCGAACCTCGTGCTCTCTCTGTCGACCCAGCCCGAATCCTTCGGCCGCACGACGCTCGAAGCGCTGCGGCTCGGCGTGCCGACCGCGGGCTTCGATCACGGCGGCGTAGGGGAAATCCTGCGTACGGTCTATCCGGCCGGCTTGCTGCCGATGGACCGCATCGACGAGGCCTGCCAGCGCATCGCGCACCTGCTGCAGGAGCCCGACGCGGTGCCTGAGGGCGACTTCTTTCCGTTGAAGGCGATGATCGAGCGCACGCTCGCGCTCTACGAACAGCTCGCGCGGGCGCCGCGGCGTTAG
- a CDS encoding glycosyltransferase family 10 domain-containing protein, with amino-acid sequence MAPKPAPPLRVKVLSSLPAAAWLHQLPHATPAWEGCEFVFERDARDYDWLVVYDDLPARPGEAKKTTFEELACPRAHTLLVTTEPSSVKIYGDDFTAQFGAVLTSQPDWALPHGQRMFGQPALHWFYGIGRDETESFDHMLEHPPAEKTRDTSMVYSPKAMRHTLHHRRARFMHWLVAHMPELDVFGRGTARALDDKADCLRSYRYHVAIENFVGVHHWTEKLADPFLGLTLPFYYGCPNAEEYFPHESFIRIDIDDPAGALHTIRSAIANDEYGKRLPALLEARRRVMFEHNFFAVMARAIARLHRPDTAIECGANILSRRALRLSSPVVALRDLYGKLRGRLLHLPAALRGRS; translated from the coding sequence ATGGCGCCGAAGCCTGCTCCGCCGCTGCGCGTGAAGGTTTTGAGCAGCCTGCCTGCGGCGGCGTGGCTGCACCAGCTGCCGCACGCCACCCCGGCCTGGGAGGGCTGCGAATTCGTCTTCGAGCGCGATGCGCGCGATTACGACTGGCTGGTCGTCTACGACGATCTACCCGCCCGTCCGGGCGAAGCGAAGAAGACCACGTTCGAGGAACTTGCGTGTCCGCGCGCGCATACATTGCTCGTGACGACCGAGCCGTCCTCGGTGAAGATCTACGGCGACGACTTCACGGCCCAGTTCGGCGCAGTGCTCACGAGTCAGCCCGACTGGGCGCTGCCGCATGGCCAGCGGATGTTCGGGCAGCCGGCGCTGCACTGGTTCTACGGGATCGGGCGCGACGAGACCGAGTCGTTCGACCATATGCTGGAGCATCCGCCGGCGGAGAAAACGCGCGACACCTCGATGGTCTATTCGCCCAAGGCCATGCGCCATACCCTGCATCATCGTCGCGCGCGCTTCATGCATTGGCTCGTCGCGCACATGCCCGAGCTCGACGTGTTCGGCCGGGGGACTGCGCGTGCGCTCGACGACAAGGCAGACTGCCTGCGCAGCTACCGCTACCACGTCGCAATTGAAAATTTTGTCGGCGTGCACCACTGGACGGAGAAGCTCGCCGACCCCTTTCTCGGGCTGACGCTGCCGTTCTATTACGGCTGCCCGAACGCCGAGGAATACTTTCCGCACGAGAGCTTCATCCGCATCGACATCGACGACCCGGCCGGGGCGCTGCACACCATTCGCAGCGCGATCGCCAACGACGAGTACGGCAAACGCCTTCCGGCCCTGCTCGAAGCGAGGCGACGCGTGATGTTCGAGCATAACTTCTTCGCTGTGATGGCCCGCGCGATCGCGCGTCTTCATCGTCCGGACACGGCCATCGAATGTGGCGCGAATATCTTGTCGCGGCGGGCGTTGCGGCTGTCGAGCCCGGTCGTCGCCTTGCGCGACCTGTACGGCAAGCTGCGCGGGCGGTTGCTGCATCTGCCCGCGGCGCTGCGCGGGCGAAGCTAA
- a CDS encoding glycosyltransferase family 9 protein: MKPVHLSEIRRVLVIKWSALGDVVIASALMEDVARAFPSAEIDLNTQPNCAGLFAHDPRFSEVWAIDVRSKTRRWANSLAWIKKVRQGRYDLVIDLQASDHSRLLLALLWLTGGAPRVRIGNRGGFPYTHQPAIRKSGAHALPMMQSVLESIGIPARTTRPVLHPPPERLAAVDALRSRHGLGDGDYVVLLPGSNASGKLKRWGAARFAELARLLHAEGVAKIVVIGGPDEVDECEEIARAGDYVLNLNGQLQLFDIAPLCSGASAIVGNDTGTAHFASAAGRPLLVICGPTDPRRVKPIGAGTVAVQAVLPCINCYAKTCRNPDFHACMKTITPAWIAARMPELDAGELAAGRDWPEGLRSF; encoded by the coding sequence GTGAAGCCCGTCCACCTCAGTGAAATTCGCCGCGTGCTCGTCATCAAATGGAGCGCGCTCGGCGACGTGGTCATCGCGAGCGCGTTGATGGAGGACGTCGCGCGCGCCTTCCCCAGTGCCGAAATCGATCTCAACACCCAGCCCAACTGCGCCGGACTTTTTGCGCACGACCCGCGCTTCTCGGAGGTCTGGGCGATCGACGTGCGCAGCAAGACGCGGCGCTGGGCCAATAGCCTCGCGTGGATTAAAAAAGTTCGGCAAGGGCGATACGACCTCGTGATCGACCTGCAGGCTTCCGATCATTCGCGCCTGCTGCTCGCGCTGCTGTGGCTGACCGGCGGTGCGCCGCGCGTGCGCATCGGCAATCGCGGCGGTTTTCCGTACACGCATCAACCCGCGATCCGCAAGTCGGGCGCCCACGCGCTGCCGATGATGCAGTCGGTGCTCGAGTCGATCGGGATACCCGCGCGCACGACGCGCCCGGTGCTCCACCCGCCGCCCGAGCGGCTCGCGGCCGTCGACGCGCTGCGGTCCCGGCATGGGCTCGGCGACGGCGACTACGTTGTGCTGCTGCCGGGATCGAACGCGTCGGGGAAGCTCAAGCGCTGGGGGGCGGCGCGTTTCGCGGAACTCGCGCGCCTGCTTCACGCCGAGGGCGTCGCGAAAATCGTCGTGATCGGCGGGCCGGACGAAGTGGATGAATGTGAGGAGATCGCGCGCGCGGGCGACTATGTGCTGAACCTCAACGGACAGCTTCAGTTGTTCGACATCGCGCCGCTGTGCAGCGGCGCCTCGGCGATCGTCGGCAATGATACCGGCACGGCGCATTTCGCCTCGGCCGCGGGGCGCCCCTTGCTGGTCATATGCGGCCCTACCGACCCGCGCCGCGTCAAGCCGATCGGTGCCGGCACCGTCGCCGTGCAGGCCGTGCTGCCCTGCATCAACTGCTACGCCAAGACCTGCCGCAACCCCGACTTTCATGCGTGCATGAAGACTATTACGCCAGCCTGGATCGCGGCGCGCATGCCTGAGCTCGACGCAGGCGAACTCGCTGCCGGTCGCGACTGGCCGGAAGGCCTGCGCAGCTTCTGA
- a CDS encoding polysaccharide biosynthesis protein, whose translation MKFNSRTLVIIVYDILVAAFAWLGAYWLRFNLDVPPEFETAALATLIWVVPLQAVVFWRFGLYRGIWRFASLPDLKRIVLAAGLAALLIPVALVLFRVHAIVPRSVLILDPLLLVMVMGGSRLAYRAWKEHRLASVLRPDSKPVLVAGAGSAADFLLRELARNPAGFHVVGLLDDSREKQGRLVQGVPVLGVLDDAAVVAKRLGVDDVVLALPSAAHEIRKRITEACTGAGLNVMTVPSLEDLVGGRVSVSSLRRIELDDLLGRDPVQLDDSGLHGLLTGQVVMVTGAGGSIGAELCRQIARFAPAKLVLFEQSELALYAMEQELPRRHPELAVVPVIGDAKNAAWVNRVMEMHRPAIVFHAAAYKHVPLMENGNAWEAVKNNVLGTQVVAAAAQVHGVGKFVLISTDKAVNPTNVMGASKRLAEMACQAMQQRAGDAPTGTRFVSVRFGNVLGSSGSVIPKFQKQIEAGGPVTVTHPEITRYFMSIPEAAQLVLQAGLMGKGGEIFVLDMGEPVKIAELAKLMIRLSGADEARIRIEYTGLRPGEKLYEELLADDESTLPTPHPKLRVAKARPADPGWHAECLDWLAYPDSYDEATVKRQLKTWVPEYQPESA comes from the coding sequence ATGAAGTTTAATTCGCGCACCCTCGTCATCATCGTCTACGACATCCTGGTGGCGGCGTTCGCCTGGCTTGGCGCCTACTGGCTGCGCTTCAATCTCGACGTGCCGCCGGAGTTCGAGACCGCCGCGCTCGCGACGCTGATCTGGGTTGTGCCGCTGCAAGCCGTCGTATTCTGGCGCTTCGGCCTGTATCGCGGTATCTGGCGCTTCGCGAGCTTGCCCGACCTCAAGCGTATCGTGCTCGCTGCGGGCCTAGCGGCGCTGCTGATCCCTGTTGCGTTGGTGCTCTTTCGCGTCCACGCCATCGTTCCGCGTTCGGTGCTGATTCTCGACCCGCTGCTGCTGGTCATGGTGATGGGCGGCAGCCGGCTCGCCTACCGCGCGTGGAAGGAGCACCGGCTCGCGAGCGTGCTGCGCCCCGACAGCAAACCTGTGCTGGTGGCGGGTGCGGGCTCGGCGGCCGACTTCCTGCTCCGCGAACTCGCGCGCAACCCGGCGGGCTTCCATGTCGTTGGCCTGCTCGACGACAGCCGCGAGAAGCAGGGGCGGCTCGTTCAGGGGGTGCCGGTTCTCGGCGTGCTCGACGATGCCGCGGTGGTCGCGAAGCGCTTGGGCGTCGACGACGTCGTCCTTGCGCTGCCTTCAGCCGCGCACGAGATCCGCAAGCGCATCACCGAGGCGTGCACCGGCGCAGGTCTCAACGTGATGACCGTTCCTTCGCTCGAAGATCTGGTGGGCGGCCGCGTTTCGGTGTCGAGCCTGCGGCGCATCGAGCTCGACGACCTCCTCGGACGCGATCCCGTGCAGCTCGACGACAGCGGCCTGCATGGCTTGCTGACGGGGCAGGTGGTCATGGTGACCGGCGCGGGTGGCTCGATCGGCGCCGAGCTCTGCCGGCAGATCGCGCGCTTCGCACCGGCCAAGCTCGTGCTGTTCGAGCAGTCCGAGCTCGCGCTGTACGCGATGGAGCAGGAGCTGCCGCGCCGCCATCCGGAACTGGCAGTCGTGCCGGTGATCGGCGACGCCAAGAACGCTGCGTGGGTCAATCGCGTCATGGAGATGCATCGGCCGGCGATCGTCTTCCACGCCGCGGCGTATAAGCACGTTCCGCTGATGGAGAACGGCAACGCCTGGGAAGCGGTGAAGAACAACGTGCTCGGCACGCAGGTCGTCGCCGCGGCGGCGCAGGTGCATGGCGTCGGAAAGTTCGTGTTGATTTCGACCGACAAGGCCGTCAATCCGACCAACGTGATGGGTGCGAGCAAGCGCCTTGCCGAGATGGCGTGTCAGGCGATGCAACAGCGCGCCGGCGATGCCCCGACCGGTACGCGTTTCGTATCGGTGCGGTTCGGCAACGTGCTCGGATCGTCGGGCAGCGTCATCCCAAAGTTTCAGAAGCAGATCGAAGCGGGCGGACCGGTGACGGTCACGCATCCCGAAATCACCCGCTACTTCATGTCGATTCCGGAAGCCGCGCAGCTCGTCCTGCAGGCAGGCCTGATGGGTAAAGGCGGCGAAATCTTCGTGCTCGACATGGGCGAGCCCGTGAAGATCGCCGAGCTTGCGAAGCTCATGATCCGGCTGTCGGGCGCGGACGAAGCGCGCATACGCATCGAGTACACCGGCCTGCGCCCGGGCGAGAAGCTCTACGAGGAGCTGCTCGCGGACGACGAATCGACGCTTCCGACCCCGCATCCGAAGCTGCGCGTCGCCAAGGCGCGGCCCGCAGACCCGGGCTGGCATGCCGAATGCCTCGACTGGCTCGCGTATCCGGATAGCTACGACGAGGCCACGGTCAAGCGCCAGCTCAAGACCTGGGTGCCGGAATACCAGCCGGAATCCGCGTGA
- a CDS encoding MraY family glycosyltransferase, whose translation MLAVLAAFAASWLTLGGLLKRRHVLPMDHPNARSLHATPTPRIGGLGIMAGVIVAGLWLADAALLPILLGATALAGLSLADDVRGLPVYVRFLAHFVAAAACLLTLGLSGWSLLAGTLAVVWMTNLYNFMDGADGLAGGMAVIGFGALALAAWLGDAPVLAAFCAAPAAAALAFLRFNFPPARLFMGDAGSIPLGFMAATLGILGARQGVWPWAFPLIVFSPFIVDATATLARRASRGEKVWRAHRSHYYQRVVLLGASHRQLAVAAWGLMLAMAALGFLLRSFPQQATALLILSAAIYLLIFFAIDRRWRLARNEV comes from the coding sequence ATGCTCGCTGTCCTTGCGGCCTTTGCCGCGAGCTGGCTTACGCTCGGGGGGCTACTGAAGCGCCGTCATGTCCTGCCCATGGATCACCCCAATGCACGCTCGCTACACGCGACCCCGACCCCGCGGATCGGTGGACTCGGCATCATGGCAGGGGTAATAGTCGCGGGCCTGTGGCTTGCCGACGCGGCTTTGCTTCCGATACTTCTCGGGGCCACGGCATTGGCCGGGCTGTCGCTCGCGGACGATGTACGCGGGCTACCCGTGTACGTACGTTTCCTGGCGCACTTCGTTGCCGCGGCGGCTTGCCTGCTGACTCTGGGTTTGTCCGGATGGAGTTTGCTCGCGGGTACGCTCGCAGTCGTGTGGATGACCAATCTTTACAATTTCATGGACGGCGCCGATGGACTGGCCGGGGGCATGGCCGTCATTGGCTTCGGTGCGCTCGCCCTGGCGGCGTGGCTCGGCGACGCGCCCGTACTGGCTGCGTTCTGTGCCGCGCCGGCTGCCGCGGCCTTGGCCTTCCTGCGCTTCAATTTTCCGCCGGCACGGCTCTTCATGGGCGACGCCGGGTCGATCCCGCTCGGTTTCATGGCGGCCACACTCGGGATACTCGGCGCGCGGCAGGGGGTATGGCCGTGGGCGTTTCCGCTGATCGTGTTCTCGCCCTTCATCGTCGACGCGACCGCGACGCTCGCCCGGCGAGCGTCGCGAGGCGAAAAGGTCTGGCGCGCGCATCGTTCCCACTATTACCAGCGCGTGGTGTTGCTCGGCGCGTCGCATCGCCAGCTCGCCGTGGCGGCGTGGGGCCTGATGCTCGCGATGGCCGCGCTGGGATTTTTGCTGCGGTCGTTTCCGCAACAGGCGACCGCGCTGCTTATACTGTCGGCCGCAATCTACCTGCTGATTTTTTTTGCCATCGACCGGCGCTGGCGTCTGGCCCGTAATGAAGTTTAA